A single window of Candidatus Deferrimicrobiaceae bacterium DNA harbors:
- a CDS encoding metal ABC transporter permease, producing VPAASARNIARGAVSAFWGAVAIAVASGLSGIAASYYLDTATGATVVLFAAAFFAVTAMLKGIFRG from the coding sequence CGTCCCGGCCGCATCCGCCCGCAACATCGCCCGCGGAGCCGTTTCCGCATTCTGGGGGGCCGTCGCCATCGCCGTCGCCTCCGGCCTTTCCGGGATCGCCGCCTCGTACTACCTGGACACCGCCACGGGAGCGACGGTCGTGCTGTTCGCCGCGGCGTTTTTCGCCGTCACGGCGATGCTCAAGGGAATCTTCCGGGGG